The sequence ATCACCAAGTCATCAGTAACAGGCTCAGACCATCACCTCTAATGGACTCAGAGATAAGTGGTCAGTGATGACTAAACTCATCTCTAACGGGTGAAGGTCCGTAACTAGTATGGATGACTAAACTCATCTCTCACGGGTGAAGGTGACTCACCCGTGATGGGTAGCACAATGCCCCTTTGACCGGTGGCATTGCAACCTATCACAGGTGACTCACCTGTGATGTGTAGCACAATGCGGCTTGTCAATGGTGCAGATTACcaatgaagaaaaacaaaatatattccatTCTATTTCTCATTGCAGTTGCATTCAtctaaaaaatttacaaatcacaaaaatcatcacaatCACACATCTGGGAATATCCAAACACTCATTCACATCCAAACACGCATGGCATCACGAAATCAACACGAAACGCATCAAGAAATCAACGAGACTTGTTGTTGACGATGAAATCCTCAAGCCGCAATGAAAAACTTGTCGAAGTAGTGGTTGGTCGCCATTGCCAAGCTCGACGCCGTTGGAGGGAGTCAACACCGATGGTGCTGAGGCGGTTGTCAGTGCTTGGTAGTCTGTGGAGTCGTGGGAACGAAGCCTCGGCGGCCGGCAATCGGGGGGAGGGATGACGGTTGGCGATCGAAGGAGTGCATGGGGAAGACGGCTCCCGACGGTCGACGACGGTGGTAGGCAGTTGAAGTAAGATAGAAGAGAGAACGGGTGACGGGaggatttttctttatttttaaatcaTCACTAACATGTATAAGAATTGAAGACGTTTGAGGTGAGGTATCTCACCTATGACGAGTGCAAACTCAACACCCGTCATAGGTAAGAGGTCAACTGTGACAGGTTTGTATGTGGGCTTGTCAGAAATGTTATGTGTTTGGTGCTTATATAGATCTAGCATATATGAGTTCTTATCCAAGACAAACCATTTTCTTAGCCTCATCTACAACAGGATTTAGTTTAACCCATCAGAGATGATATCATCCGTGACGGGATATTTTGGTTCGTTATAGATAGGTCATCACAAATGGGCTGATCTGAcatagtgtttatttaatatttgaaagcaatttttatatattctttaaaaaaagataaaccaaaACCAGGTAAAATCTACATCTACTTGGCCGACCGAAGACGAGAGATGAACTTgtatgggcccacatgtcggtgaaCCACTCCGATCTCACGAACAGGAAACTATTATACATTGTCGAGGGGTCACCTCGTTGTTTGCATATCATTTAAATGGTTATGTAAACATTTGAAAAAATtcaataagatagattaatatgtgaaaaactactccacaaatatgcaaggtCAATTTTtataagttgcaaaaaaaaacatatttgactATAAATTTATACGTTAACTGGTTATAgttcaatttctttttttttatcttctaaaagttaaaatttaacttatatgtTTACATGGAttgatttatcatatattaatcaatctagttaatttattttcataatcatttgaaTGACAGAGGACCTCGAGAGTCAATCGACTTCCTCTCACGAACCGCCCTCGCCaacctccggcgccgccgtccgccgagTCTCCGCAGAGCAGGCGTACGTCCACCTCGAGCCTCCCTCGCACCGCTCTTCTttgtcctcgccgccgcgcgttCCGCGACGCGCAAGCACggtggtcctcctcctcctcctcttcttctctccccaGCGTCGTCGGTGCCGATGGCGAGTGGCGACGCGGCGGGTCCCAGGCCGAGGAGCGCGACGTGCTCCGCCTCCGGCGGCACAGGGAACTGTAGCCCTGACTGATCCAGGCACAGAACGCCGGGCGACATGATCCCCGTGAAGCTTTGCCACTTTTGATCtgaataatatatttttgtgttCATGGTATTCCTGAACAGCTCCATTCTTGGCACATCCAGTGCAGAGTTTGTTGTGCACGAATAGAGGTGGTAAACACCGATTCCATCACTGTCCGTGATATTCTTCACAGATTCTATCACTGTCCATGATATATTCTTCATGTCCAGTTACaggttgtgaacttgtgattcCTTCAGGGAAAATAAAATGGTTGCAGGCACAACCAAAACTGTAAGCATATGTGAATTGATATTGCCTGGAACTTGGGTGATTCTCTTCTTCTTAACTTGAAATTGAAATTGCTATTGAGAGAATGTTTTTGTGCATCCCTTGACTAGTTAACTTTTCTGTAGTACTAGTTTACGGGACAAAATAATCTTCATTTTTATGGAAACAGTTGTAGTCAACATGAACTTTATTGTTTCCCTTCAACTTATGTTATTGTTAACACAACAAGCAAGCCATTTTAATTTGCTTTGCCTTGTGAACCCAGTTCATGGACCTTGTGATTTTGAGGAAGCATCACGGAACAGGAATCAGTTCCCTACACCATAACTCCATGACCTGTAAACCATACATTGATTATCGCGCTGTCCCCTAGATGTCCTATTCACACTTACATTTGTGGGTCTAATGACAGATCGTCTCTATCAAGAAAAGCATTGCAAGTTTGGAACGGCACCAGTAACATGGAGAGACATTTTCACCTTCACATTGCCATCATCTGTACTGCTGCCCTGCATGCTTTTTTCTTTCAGAGATTAACATCACCATTACAGTATCGTTTTGCTTCCCCCAGTGCTGATCAGGTCACATGGCTCCTCTTAACGTCTGGATCTCTGATCATATGATGGCAGGTGGTCGGCTGTCGTTATTTTCAGTACATTTCCTCActgttgcagctgcagctgcaggccATGGCTCGGGCAGCGTGATATTCTGGCTGCAGGAGAATTCCTGGAAGGTGGGGCACCAGCCAGCCATGCATACGCATCATCTTGTCCTCTGAAtaatcatcatcgtcatcagcTGTGATACTATGTGAGTATTTTTgacagaattttttttgtgtccTTTTCCTTGTCTTGCTGGTGCAGAGTGCAGACTGCATATGGTGTGGCATGAACTGCTCCCCTGAGGAAGCAGCAAGGCAGCATTGCGTGGCTTTCTGTGCGTTTGGATTCTTCTATggagtttttatttattttttcgaGGTAATTCTTCCACGGAGTTTGTGCTGATTCATCCGTGCATCTGCATCTGCTTGGTTGGCAGTGTGGGCAGGCAGCCAGGCAAGGGCCTTATCTTCTTCAGAGTTTGAACCAATGGCCTGCAGGTTAAGCACTTGATTGGTCTTCAAGGCATAAATCTTGCTGAAATTAATTTACTTCTTTGATTAGATCACCAATAAGATCAAATTGTTTGTGTGTGTCTGTGTTCATTCAGATCAGGTATATAGCCTTGACATGCCTTTGATCTTATTCAGATCTGAACAAGGAATTACCTCTGATCTGACAAATACTGGCTTGGTACTGTATTTATGATATGAACACAGAGAAACAAGGAATCTTTGGTGTGGAGAAATGACCAAGCTTAAGTCAAATTTCTCCcttttttcatattttccaGCCTTCGCTCATACAGTACAAAACTCAAACTGAAAAAAGAAATGAGCCTAATTAAAAGACTATATACACAGTTCATACATCTTGTCCCTCTTGGATTCAGAAACACTGAAACAAGGCAGTGCCTAAACTCTCTCTGTACAGCAACGAAGAGCACAAGCCATCAGGGCTCTTCTAGTCCTCTGCTCCCTTCTTGATCCCATTCATCTCATGCCATGTGATTCATGATCTCTGATTCATCATCCATCTTCTCATGTGGTGTTTCCTAGCCTGTGATTTGTCTCCTTTGATCATCCATCAGACCATCACCTGGCTTCAGAGCCCTTCATGATCCTCAACTTCTTGCAGGAAGAGATGAACATTCTGCAAAAGAAACAGAGCAACCTAGAGTTAGATACAGATCTGAAGAAACTGATAACATGTCATCTGAATATTCTGAatatctgatgatgatgatgatgatgatggcacTTACTCCCAGGGCACATCTCCAACAAGCATGAGGTCACCGTCCTTGTCCTCGTAGGCAATGGCGAACTGGCCATCGCTGCATCCGTCAGAGGCGGTTGCAGAGAAGCACTTGGTGAAGAGGAGATCCAGTGCCTCCCTCAGCTCCCTGTAGCCCTTGCACATCTTGAGATCAACCTTCCTCAGGTATGGTGCCCCATCCATGCTCACCTTCACATACAGCCCTactccctgctgctgctgcttctgtttCTCATCACCACCCTTCttggttgcggcggcggcggcggcggcggcctgatGGAAGGTGTTCCTCCGGTATGCCCTCACTGGTGGCCATCCTACCACCTGTGCCCTGAACCAAGGAGAATTTTAGCCATGGTTAGTtttgtgttgttgttgttacaGGTGTTTGTGCAGGGTCAGGGGGTTGTGAGCTTACTTGGCCGGTGCGGCGGTgtcgtcgtcgtgctcgtcgccggcggcggaagtGCCGGTGCCGGAGGCCATGCTGTCCGTGCTCTCCAGCGACCGCTTCGCCCCGAGGGACCTCTTCGCCGCCgggtcggcgccgccggtggtggtggtggtggtgatgctgCTTCCCGGCGggccgaggcggaggcagaGGTTGTCGGCGTCGGTctccgcggcggaggcgaggcagcTGGTGCTcctgagagaagaagaagatgccaTGGCTAGCTACTGATTTTCTtgagagaaagaagaggaggaggaaatgtGGAAGAGGAATTTGGAGGAGAAGATGAGATGAGGACGaagtggggagggagggggggattGGTTTTAAATGGTGGCGCGCAGGTGTACATGTCGCGCGGTCGGGGAGgccggtggggcccacgggaCAGGCGGGCCGGgtggggtggggcccacgggccgacaggcgggccccaccggcTTTGGACGGGATGGGTGGTGGGATTCCCTGCCGGGTCGGGTTGGTTGGCTCGCGCCATgtgaccgacaggtgggcccgcgCGTCACGCGTGCGGTCGGGGCCCCGCCGCCCAATGGGCGGAGCACACGTGGCGACGGTGGGTGCGGCTCGCGCGTGCGGGTTCTGCGACGCTGTCTtttaaatttgtgattttttattattattactcaATATGTCTCAACACATAAACATTTTAGCATTGTGCAaagttaaatatttataactttaattattaatttaaaaatgtaaaaaaatattaattatgtaaaattgatgttattagatttatcattaaacaaactatcacaatatgtaacttttttatttaaaacatcttaaataGCGTTGATTAAAATAGTATCTTGAAACCGTGTCAAAGTCTAaaagtgtttatattttgggacagatattatttttcgtttgttttGATTTAAGTTGCGATGCTGTGTTAGTGCAGTGCTTTGTGTTAATTTTTAATCAGAGTTTAGTCAAATGATGTGGACAGGGAATCGACACGGGAAATACAGTTAGATGCTTGGAGTTTCCCTGTATGCCTACATGTGGCTCATTTAATAGTGGGTTATTCGATTTTCTGATTGGACGCGGTGCTCATCATGGCAGACACAGTATGGGCTTGTTATTTTGTTCTTCTACTTgacgaaaaaaattatatatatcatgccaATTTTCAGTTAGATGCTGCTTCGGAGAACTGATAGCTACTTACAAGTTGATAATTCGTAATGTATACTTCTGTATGTACAGAGATCCATTTGTTATAAAAGGAAAAGGTATACCTAACTCACTCGAATTATTTTGCTGGAGTAagtagcaaataaaaaaaatcagcttaTTTTACCACCTAAAATACTCTAAAGCAGATTAATATGACTATCaattacttttaaaatatttaatttgcacAGTAGAACACAATtcattagtcttaaaaaatacatcgataaaattaatttttacttACTGTAATGCATTATAATACAAATCATAATCAAAGATAAATTTTGAAGACCGTATTATTGTCCAAAACGTTAAGAATTATATATGAGACTGAAGGGAGTgtgtctttttttctctttataaaaGCATgtccaaattttataaaaaaaaatatgtcaataGTCATTTTCAAAATTTCCCATGGTAGTTGTGTGCTTAATTCCATCTTACATGTTTCCAGTATATTGTGTAATAGTTACTAAAAATTCGAAAACAAAGATATAGGTCCAATGCTATTTACATTCCACaaattttcaagttttcaactGCAGTACAAGTTGTATAAAGagggaaaaaaaccaaaaaaaaaacatcattatTAAGTAACATAAGGCTTTCTCAGTATTTTAGAGGGTTAAATAATACTCCGGTAAAACATTTTAACAGTAGAATAGGCTTTTTTCCGTTACAATTCCTCTACAACATTATGCAGCTTTGGACTCATGCCACACACATCCTTCGCACGCACGGAATATATTGGTCGTGTTCATCACTGCCCTTTGGCCTTTGCGTGTGCACATGCAACGTTTCCAACCATTCTGGTACACCCCATCATCAAATCCATGCATAATAATGATCATTCCCCCCGCAATTTGTGTTCGTCTTTTCTTTTGTACTTGTAGAAGTTTTAGCAAACATCGATCATTTAGTTAGTAGTTTGTGTATACAAAAGGCTAGCCGAAAGGAACCTACTGACGATTAGAGCAAATCGCTAGTTGATTGCATTTACAAACTTTATAAAGAGCACGAGCGAAAAATGCAGCTAGTGATTAAATTTATCTTATAGTTACACAAACATCCAAAGCCAGCATCATTAGTCGATCTACTACTGTCTCTACATGCACATTGCACGGATCGACAATATTTTTTCCCCCTTATTTTAAGGAGAGAGCACCTTTTCCCAATGAGGATAAcaaaccaattaattaattatttcctttctactaaaatataaatactccatccgtatcaggttataagactttctagcattgtctatatatgaatgtgggcaatgctagaaagtcttataatctgaaatggaggaagtaacaaAGAAGTTAAATTAAATAAGAAATTATTACGAATGGTTGAAATAAGTAGTGGACAAAGAAAAGATAATTGTGGCCTGTTATGATAAAGGAACTACGTGAAAagattattaatattttaaataagttttaaacgttaaaattatttatattttgagacgaacgAGATGTAATTAACTGTTCAATTAGGCTTCAAGCTACGCATGCATACATCCAAACGCGAAGAATAATAGTTTGTCCCCTCTTGCACAGAGAGAACAAAATAAGCACACGTACACTAGCTTTTAACTATACGTACGTGCGAGCTAAGCACGCATGAATGTGCGTAGCTGTCAGTGACACATATATAACGTCCAAATTAGCATTGGATGGATGGGAGAGGCGAAGAAAAATCAACGGGAATTAATGGCCGGTAGCTGATGATCAGGGGTGGCTAATTAGGTCGGGGCTTTTGGTAGCCGTCTCGCTGTCACGGGCATATATGGATACATAAACCTGGCTGTGCTGTGACACTGCTGTGCCTCCTTTTTCCCAAAAGACAAGACACCATTATGCGTACATGCTGGCCCATCGACAGAAAAGCCAGATCGGTTTTATACAACTGTGAGTGAGTATACGTTACTAGCTAGGTGCCTCTCAATGCTCCTAATATCAAGTAggcttttatttttctattttctttctttactttttttaagaaaaaaacaaagtgtAGGTGTTTAGATAAAACCTATTAGTAATCTCAGCATCGAGTCATCTTTTTTACATTCAAGTGTAGGCTTTTATATTAAGAATTTATGAAATCAAATCAATCGTCATCGGATCTGGCCACCATAGATTTTAGCTTGGCTAGGGGTAAATTAATAGCATTTAATAACTAACTGATACAATTAACAACAACTCTTTCTACATCTAACGGAGAACGAGTATAGCTCAGCAGGCAGGGAGCCGAGCAAGCTATTGCCTATTGGGTTGTGTAACTTGTGTTCCATCCCTCGAATAGGTCTTTTTTCACGACTTTCTTCTCTATCAATAATACTGAGTTAACTGTATGTACGGAGCTACGGGCCCCCATTTCTCGTCGGTTCGATTCAACGCACGTTTCGTGGCGAACGTATATAACGAGCTGCAAAATGCGGGAAGGACACGTGTTACGTTACAGCGGCACCATCCATGAGTGCGTGCATTATATTCCTGATCGATCCGGCCAGCCATAAACTCCGGTGCTCCACGCTTTGACTCCACCcatctcgtctcgtctcgtcggCGCGTCTCGCTTGCCCGGCCCACTCACCCGACACACGGCGTACGCACGTACGACCCCCCCGCCACGCGTACGTACGCTCGCGCGCGCCCCCACGGTTAATGgtggcgcctcccctcccgacACATACCACGTACTACACACTTTACCACACTGTACGATCGAGCACCGCAACGTCACGTGGCCGCAGCCAATCGGATGGCGACGCGCTCCCGTGGCGCCGGATGCCGGGGCCGCGGCGTACGTGCGATGCCGATGCGTCGCGTGTGCGTGCACGCATGCGCGGATGCGCCACCTGCCGGCTAGCTCGGCCGCGCTGTGGCCCGCGCGCCCGCACTGCGAGACCAGACCGAGTCTAGGTGAGCGATCGAACGATGCATGCGCGGTGCGCGCGGCTGCGGGGAGGGGCAGGGCAGCGTGGGCTCCGCCGTGTCCGAACCGAACGCGATCGACGGGTGAGATGGTGGAGGCATGGGGGGTGGAGCTATTTATTATGCGTAATGCCATGTACAGTACACCGCCGTCGATAGCGGTCTCAAACTCTCAATCCTTCACATcatctatcaaaaaaaaaatgtccttCACGTCAGATCCGAACGTCCATGGCGGTGGGGACCGTGGTTATATGATATGTACATGTAGAGGTTACGGTTGCCTCAACGCGCTTCAGCTTGGGATTGCGAAACCACTACTCGGGGCCACGCGTTAGGCAACACCGGAGCCCTGTGATATGCATGGGAAAAAATTAGAGGTCGAGGCGAGGCCTAGGACTTGCCGTAGTCGTTGTTGTCACTCGCCGACGTTGTGATAGCCTCGCCACTCCCCACCACTGCCAAGGACTTCTCTCGCAGAGGTCGTCGCCGCTCCTTGCTACCGAAGTCGTCGCCGCAAATCTAGCGAGTTCGCGACCAGATTCAGTGAACTCGTGgccgatccgccgccggcggttgTCCCTCGACTGTCGCAAGAATGGGGGAGGGAAGAGGCCGGCGGCCAAATCTGACATCGCCGTTCGTAGAGAAGGAATGGCAAGAGGCCGACGAGCTCGCAGCTTAATCCACTGCCGCCATGGGGATCCGCTGTCACTGCTCGCAAAGAAGGGAGGGGGAGTCCAATGATGTTGTCCCTTCCACCATCGCCACTCGCAGAGAAGACGCGGAGGAGAGGCTGGAGGTGGAAGAGAAGTGCACCTGTGGATGCGAAGTAGGCCAGGGGAGCAGCGCTGCTGTGGCTGAAGAGGAGGTGACAAcgttgagaggaggaggtggcattGCGGTCGGCCAGTTGTGGGAATGAGGATAGTGATGGGTAGGAATAGAAAATAAAGAAGATGACAGGAGAGGTTGACGGTGGGTACATATCTATTTTAGGAGTAtctatatatttcttttgttgttataagatcTAAAATAGTTATTTATAATAACAAATATCATAGGGGCTAGGGGCAGACACACAAAATGTATTTAGAAGTTGTCTTCATTGTAAACATCATGGCTTTTGTATGGTCTTATCCTATGTGGCAGGTTAAGACCACTActccattgtacatgccctaattgGCTGGATTCATTTGACTCGTCTCATCGTGGACTTGATCACAAGCAAAATTTAAGTGATGCTCTTTTTAATAAAGATGGAGATGAAGTTAAGACACGGAAAATAAGAAAGTgaatatatatgattaattaagttttaattattataaatttaagatGGATTTTGTTCGTTTGAATCGAGTTCTAGCTATTAACATAGATCGTCTTTTGTGCAGTTCCcaattcaaaatttcttatagttataagtatttttagctccACAAATCTATATATTTAGATTTCTATTTCTATTTTGGATTAAATTTTAAACAACTATAATTCAACatacaaactttaaatttaCTATAGATCTAAGATATGGAGTTGTGCCTAACAAGATCATAGATcccctatttttctttttttccccagcTGCCAGAAGAACGCCGACTGTTTTTATTAAGGttaagataagaaaaaaaagtcagatTACTTGATGACAACGGGGTTATTGTGCTGCCTAAAGCACATGCAGCCAACAATTAGGGGATTTAAACAACCTTAGCTCGACCCAGCAAGTAGATTAAAACTCACTGGCATTGTGTGCCGCAAAGCTACGGGGCGCCATCAAGCTGCTGCTCCAATCAGAAGGGGGCACAATAATCTTGCCGCTCGGCAATGCCCAAAACTCTTCCATAATCGCATCCAATACCAGTTCCCGCACTGTTCTGGAGGTGTGCTTGAAGATCCGAGTGTTTCCTTCATCTCATACCATCCACGTTGCAAATCACGGTCGCATCATACCCGGAGATCTGCGCGGTGAAACATCTAATCTTTGAAGGAAGAGCTCCCCTGAATAAGATCTCCTATTTTCTCCTATTTTCCTAGGATGAGTCTACGGGTCAGGCGCCCGATCggtttggagaaaaatcggacgctgatATCAGCATgatgtcagcgcccgatttacgtgcaaaactattttgaactgatttttctcttaaattatttatccaaatcataactcgattgcaccattaaattcgttgcaattaaatcttcaaaacaagaccacacgtggatatattccgacagaatttttttagcttattattgaattatttttaaatattgtacgatgttccaccaggtatatcggaattgtttcataaatcgaaaatatttcactcgtttaaatggagtgttgtttcaccttatataaaaacaatgtttcagcaaatagtgaaagaatgtttcagttcactacaacatttgattcatacatagtgaaacattataagtacactaggtgaaacatttttcggtggaaaaaaataaaataaattccattAATAGGGGGTTtttaaaatatgtgggttttttattgcaatgaatatttcagttcactgcagcattatatctatacatagtgaaatattgtgagtacactaggtgaaatatttttggtggaacaaaaaataaaccaaattcccttaatagaggggttccaaaatatgtgggtgatttgttacaATGGCAGATAGGAGCAGAGACGCGGTGGGGCCCAGAGCCTACATGCAGCGCGTGGGGGGAGGGGCGCgtgggggagcgcccgatccggctccccccGCGCCGGTCGCCCGGCTTAGAGCATTCTCGACTTTACTATATTATAAGAGGCAGCAATATAAGGATCCGGCTGCTGAAGGCAGAGGCCCACAGTAAAATGAGCCTGTTGCTACAGTAAAACCAATTATTTGtagttaattactccctccgtttcattttaagtgcagccatagttTTCCCCGCC is a genomic window of Oryza glaberrima chromosome 7, OglaRS2, whole genome shotgun sequence containing:
- the LOC127780923 gene encoding auxin-responsive protein IAA24 translates to MASSSSLRSTSCLASAAETDADNLCLRLGPPGSSITTTTTTGGADPAAKRSLGAKRSLESTDSMASGTGTSAAGDEHDDDTAAPAKAQVVGWPPVRAYRRNTFHQAAAAAAAATKKGGDEKQKQQQQGVGLYVKVSMDGAPYLRKVDLKMCKGYRELREALDLLFTKCFSATASDGCSDGQFAIAYEDKDGDLMLVGDVPWEMFISSCKKLRIMKGSEAR